A window of Selenomonas ruminantium subsp. lactilytica TAM6421 contains these coding sequences:
- the trkA gene encoding Trk system potassium transporter TrkA, with product MRIIVVGAGKLGYSIAELLSKEQFDVVVIDKDESQLEAAKNTLDVLTIAANGASPITMDDPDVRDADILIAVTASDEVNMVACVLAKKHGIKHTIARIRDMKFMSEAKDYLKQNFDIDVMLNPELITANEINRILMTPAALDVEDFAHGKIRLFETKIHRKSPLVGKPLKNIQLPKGVLAGMIFRDHRMIIPHGDDSFQSQDNAYFIGIPEEIEKFSQKLVQRDARKLHRALIIGAGRAGRALAQQLDGQGVHVKVIDLDRERCQLMAGVLNNGIAICGDGTDIDLLVEEDVAHADVVVCLTEDDKLNLMLALLARHLSGNRTKTVVRVSRNEYVELMEKVGVDIVLSARLLSASEVLAFARRGGVVSVSLLEGAKAEAVEVIVQEGAPVAGKKLMDVKLPRECLVCAYVRNGEAGIPNGHTVLQPGDSTILFIQTKFSQQVIKYFKGKE from the coding sequence TTGCGTATCATCGTGGTAGGGGCCGGGAAGCTGGGCTACAGTATTGCCGAGCTTTTGTCCAAGGAACAGTTTGATGTGGTGGTTATCGATAAGGATGAAAGCCAGCTGGAGGCGGCGAAGAATACGCTGGATGTGCTGACCATTGCCGCCAATGGTGCCAGCCCGATTACCATGGATGATCCGGACGTACGGGATGCGGATATCCTGATTGCCGTGACTGCCAGCGATGAAGTCAACATGGTGGCCTGTGTACTGGCCAAGAAGCATGGCATCAAGCATACCATTGCCCGCATTCGCGACATGAAATTCATGTCTGAGGCTAAGGATTATCTCAAGCAGAACTTTGATATCGATGTGATGCTGAATCCGGAACTCATTACCGCGAATGAAATCAATCGCATCCTGATGACACCAGCCGCCCTGGATGTGGAAGATTTTGCCCATGGCAAGATCCGCCTGTTTGAAACGAAAATCCATCGCAAGTCCCCGCTGGTGGGGAAACCGCTGAAAAATATCCAGCTGCCCAAAGGGGTGCTGGCGGGGATGATCTTCCGGGATCACCGCATGATCATCCCTCATGGTGATGACAGCTTCCAGTCTCAGGATAATGCCTATTTCATTGGGATACCCGAGGAGATTGAAAAATTCAGCCAGAAATTGGTACAGCGTGATGCCCGCAAGCTGCATCGGGCGTTGATCATCGGTGCAGGCCGCGCGGGGCGGGCTTTGGCCCAGCAGCTGGATGGGCAGGGTGTACATGTCAAGGTCATCGATCTGGACCGGGAGCGCTGCCAGCTTATGGCGGGAGTGCTCAACAACGGCATTGCCATCTGTGGTGATGGCACGGATATCGACCTGCTGGTTGAGGAAGATGTGGCCCATGCTGATGTGGTGGTGTGCCTGACTGAAGACGATAAGCTGAACCTGATGCTGGCGCTTTTGGCCCGCCATCTGTCCGGCAACCGCACGAAGACCGTCGTGCGCGTATCCCGCAATGAATATGTGGAACTCATGGAAAAAGTCGGCGTGGATATCGTTCTGTCGGCCCGCCTGTTATCGGCCAGTGAGGTGCTGGCCTTCGCCCGCCGTGGTGGCGTGGTGTCCGTGTCCCTGCTGGAGGGGGCCAAGGCCGAGGCCGTAGAGGTTATCGTGCAGGAAGGCGCACCGGTGGCCGGCAAGAAGCTCATGGATGTGAAACTGCCCCGGGAATGCCTGGTCTGTGCCTATGTACGCAACGGCGAGGCCGGCATCCCGAATGGTCATACGGTACTGCAGCCGGGGGACAGCACGATCCTCTTCATCCAGACGAAGTTTTCGCAGCAGGTCATCAAGTATTTCAAAGGGAAGGAATAG
- a CDS encoding TrkH family potassium uptake protein: protein MRMQKETGLELFWLLMGQMSILMAGALCVPLIVALLWQESEAWLFVLPAAFAYGLGRKMLELGHSEERGRQLTIREGVFFMSFVWLFMGFIGLMPYAISGLFPSFAAAFFETVSSLTTTGLSCLPFDRIGLPRTLLLWHGVMSWLGGLTFVVIMVTVLPQVSGCFGLTLSARQSIFFSPVWNKMAQSARQGTAVYVALTVMSTAVYYLAGLGPFESLLRAMVTISSSGGTSAYAFIYYDNPALELAAFAAMLLSSMSLLLLWRSWKMKSLRLLWQDTEIRHFLLVVFLAGGVLAAHLYYQGVYDFTGSLRYGYFQAMAFISTNGFVAAPFWLWPSFDIYVLFLLVFVGGCIGSATGGLKIMRLLVLLRLSWAELRRTLHPRMVVMLKVDGLPVPVKIVGRILSFFFLYTVVFVAFALVLSLSGISIVQSLGLAAGCLTSTGASAELFGIGSLDILPDWAKLVCSLLMIMGRVEIFSFLVLLDMARRSLQKRW, encoded by the coding sequence ATGCGTATGCAGAAGGAAACTGGCTTGGAACTGTTTTGGCTCCTGATGGGGCAGATGTCCATATTGATGGCAGGGGCACTTTGCGTGCCTCTGATTGTTGCGCTGCTCTGGCAGGAGTCGGAAGCGTGGCTGTTTGTGCTGCCGGCAGCTTTTGCTTATGGCCTGGGACGGAAGATGCTGGAGCTGGGGCACTCGGAGGAGCGGGGGCGTCAGCTGACCATCCGGGAGGGCGTGTTCTTCATGTCCTTTGTCTGGCTGTTCATGGGCTTTATCGGTCTGATGCCCTATGCGATTTCAGGACTGTTCCCCAGCTTTGCGGCGGCATTTTTTGAGACGGTGTCTTCGCTGACTACTACAGGTTTGTCCTGCCTGCCCTTTGACCGGATTGGCCTGCCCCGGACACTGCTGCTCTGGCATGGCGTCATGAGCTGGCTGGGGGGGCTGACCTTCGTGGTCATCATGGTGACGGTGCTGCCGCAGGTCAGCGGCTGTTTTGGGCTGACGCTTTCGGCCCGGCAGTCGATTTTTTTCAGTCCGGTATGGAATAAGATGGCCCAGTCTGCCCGTCAGGGGACGGCTGTGTATGTGGCCCTGACCGTAATGTCAACGGCAGTTTATTATCTGGCGGGGCTGGGGCCTTTTGAATCGCTGCTCCGTGCTATGGTGACCATATCCTCCAGCGGCGGCACTTCGGCTTATGCTTTTATCTATTATGATAATCCGGCGCTGGAACTGGCGGCCTTTGCAGCTATGCTGTTGTCCAGCATGAGCCTGTTGCTCTTGTGGCGGTCCTGGAAAATGAAAAGCCTCCGGCTGCTTTGGCAGGACACGGAAATCCGGCATTTTTTGCTGGTGGTTTTTCTGGCGGGCGGTGTCCTGGCGGCGCATCTCTATTATCAGGGCGTCTATGATTTTACGGGCAGTTTGCGCTATGGTTATTTCCAGGCCATGGCGTTCATCTCGACTAATGGCTTTGTGGCCGCACCTTTCTGGCTTTGGCCCTCCTTTGATATCTATGTGTTGTTCCTGCTGGTTTTTGTCGGTGGCTGCATTGGTTCGGCAACCGGCGGCCTCAAGATCATGCGCTTGCTTGTATTGCTGCGCCTGTCCTGGGCAGAATTGCGCCGCACCCTGCATCCCCGCATGGTGGTCATGCTGAAGGTGGATGGTCTGCCGGTTCCCGTGAAGATTGTGGGGCGGATTTTGTCCTTCTTCTTCCTGTACACCGTGGTGTTTGTGGCTTTTGCCCTGGTGCTCTCGTTAAGCGGTATCAGCATCGTGCAATCGCTTGGGCTGGCCGCCGGCTGCCTGACCAGTACAGGTGCTTCGGCGGAGTTGTTTGGCATTGGCAGTCTGGATATCCTGCCGGATTGGGCGAAATTGGTCTGCAGTCTGCTGATGATCATGGGCAGGGTGGAGATTTTTTCCTTTTTAGTGTTGCTGGATATGGCCCGGCGTAGTTTGCAGAAGAGGTGGTGA